In Metabacillus sp. FJAT-52054, the genomic stretch GATCCCAAATCAACAAAATGAATGATGCAGCAAGGACATTGGGAGAGAATCCTCTGTTCCCTCAAAAGATGGCTGGTGTATACAACGACAGCGGGCAATTAAAATACCCGGTTGATAAAGGAACGGCTAACCAGTTTAGAGGGTTAATCTTTGGGAAAAGTGCATTTCCGGAAACCCAGGAGTATTACGATAAAGACCGAAGACAGTTATCTAATAAGCAAACGGCAGCTTTAGAAGAGTCGGCCAATCCGAAAGCGGATTATGATGCAATGATGATGGAAAGAACCATTAACAAGCTTAAGAAAATCAAAAATCCAACAAAAGACCAGACAGCTAAGCTCGATGCCTTTTTCAAAAAACTTGAGAAGTTAAAAGGGGAGTAGAAAGATGCTGGGTTACATTGGAAATCCGATAACGGGGACAGCGGCGTTGATCATTTACCAGGTTGCTCTGATCGTAGTGTTAGGGATTGCATTTGCAATTTGGCAAGTGACCAAGTCGCGTTTAACAGCAAGCAAAGGCTATGAAAAGGCAGAGAATCGATTTTTCGATTGGTATTATAACCGTTCTTACGGATTCAGGCGCTTTCTCCACGGATTAGGTATAGCTGCTGTTTGTGCCTTAGGATTAACATTAATCATATACTTCGGATAAAGATGTGCATCATCCAGACCCCTCAGATTCGATTCTAAGGGGTCTTTTTTATTTTGGTAATGTTTTATATTAGAGTCACAAAAATACTCTTATAGTGGATTTCTGTCCGTCTCACGACTTGTTTATCAAAGTGAATTAAATTAATTTTCCTAATGATTTCGGTAAAAGTGTATAGGAGGGATTTTATGGGGCGAGGAATGAGGCCAGATTCGAGGCTAACAACGAATATGTGCCATTCGATTGATATTGGAAAGCTAAAGAAAATAGGTCATTTTCGTAAGGGATGTACTGTGAGCGGGGATTTAACTTCACGTTTTGTGAATAGCGGGAGAGAAGTGAAGATGTACGTTAAATCATCAAGGGATGAAATGTTACTTGTTTATGATCTAAATAATGAGAGGCTGTCCTATAGAATTCCTATTTTGTATTCAGAATGTAATTATGGCGGCAAACGACCGTGGTTTAGTTGTCCTAATTTAACCTGCAGCAAACGAGTCGGAGTCCTATTTTTAGCGGGCCAATACTTCCTCTGCAGACACTGCCATAATTTAGCGTACGAAACCCAGAATATGAGCGACGCTTTTCGTTTACTGGAAAAAGCTCAAAAGATTAGAGGCAGGATAGGGGGCATTATGACTTCTGAACCTTTTCCGGAAAGGCCCAAAGGTATGCATTACAGAACCTATGCAAAAATGTCGAGTGAATATAATCAAGCACTTAATCAATCGTGGGGGATAGCCGCAGATCGGTGGGGCAAAGTGATTTGATTGTCGGACTTTTATGGTTATCCCTTACCTCGGGGTGTACTGATTGGTACGGGGTCCCAATTGATTTTTTGACACGCAGCACGCAAGGGAACACACAACGGATTTTTTCACACGATACACGCATGAGCATTTAGCATCCTCACATATCTAACACCCTAAATGGATTTAGCCTTTATGAAATTGCATTTTCAGGGGAGATTCGGGAGTTTTGGGACCCCCTAAAAAAGAGTCTCCTATGTGTTTTGAATTATTGGTGAAAAGGTAACTTTTCGCCAATAATATAAGATTATTTGCAGAGTTTGCTGGTCAGACAATGTTTAATATGCAATTGCAATGCAAGTGCAAAGACTGGAAATTTCCGCAGGGGTTTTTCACACGATTCGTACATGAGTATTCGTAAATTGGTTTCACAAAAAAGTGTGACCAATCTTTCGAGGCCAAGATGTTACACTGTTTTGTAAGAGTAAAGGTGAGACATTGTTGGGTCACCTTAATGTTGGTAAGTTAAGGGAGGGAGTCTTTTATGGAAAACCCACCGGATTATGTACTTGAGAAAATTGTTGATTTTTTCCTCGAACATTCAATCCCAAAAATACTGGAAAAGGAACGATTGGAAATGCTCTCGCTACCAGCGGAGATTGATCGTAAGGCATTCATAGAAAAGCCGCATTCAATCCCTTCAACTGGCGAAGTTAAGACCATTGATGAAAAATTGACGGATAACCGTTCACAGTAAGAAATAACACCTACAGCCGATATAAAAGGCGGAGGTGTTAGGTATGGACTTAGTTCAAAAGAATTTGCAAGAATCCATGAATAATATGGTTATGACGTTAGTGATTCTTATTGTCATTCCAGCAGTCGCTGGGGGTGCTGCCGGGCTAATCTTAAGATATTTGAGGATCCCTGGAAATATCGCCAATGGGATAGGCACCATTTGTTCTTTGGTAACTCTTTATTATGTGGCATTATGGTTATTTACTTAACCCAAGCCATTCGCTGCAGCTAAACACAGAGCTGCAGTTTTTTTATTTCACATACATTCCATTCCGATTATGAAAATGAAGGTAATTTTTACTATTTGTGGAATTTAAGCTAAGTAAAATTATCTATAGGGAGTGTGTGATGTGAAAAAGAAAGGTGTATTAGTTCTTGTCTCTGTGCTGGTTTTATCTATGCTGTTTGTAAGTACGGGCTATGCTAAGTCTGTGACAAAGAAGATTAGCGCAGTATTTGGGGCTTATGTAATTAAAGTAAATGGAAAGCAGCAAAAAACCGAAACTCTTGCTTCCGGATCTAAAGTGTATATTCCGATAACAGAAGTTTCTAAGCTGACTGATGCCTCTGTATCAAGATCTGGGAAGACCTACAACGTAAAGTCTGTAAAAGGGGATTTAAAGACGTGGGTTAAGCTAATGGATTACTACAAAAGGTTGGATAGTTCTTTAGAAGGTCATTACATGATCGGAGATTTTATGGATAGGGCTTATATTGATATCCGAGATAATAATTCCTTGAAGGAACTGGACAACGTAATTGATAAGTACAATTTCTTGGTCAAAATTAACAATAATTATAATTATGAAATGAACGGACTGATAAAAACCCTTGCTGCCCAGGGTTATAACATGAGAGCTGAGGAATCTCAGATCACGGCAGTGTTAGACGATTATGAAGGGTCACTCAAAAACTTAGCGGGAGCATTGGCTTCGCTCGAGAAATACGCTCAAACAGGAGATGAAAGATTGATTGACCAGCATTATGCTCAACTGAACAAGGCTTATGATTTTTCCTTCTCAGGGCGAGAAAAATCCTTTAAAAGATACAATTATTATCTAACTGTGATTAGTAAAAAATAAATCCCTAAAGAGAGATAAAAGTGTAAGAACAAATAGCTATTCCTCTCCCGGTACAAAAGTTGTAAAATGTATAAGTTGTCCGGGAAGGGGAGAAGATGATGGCTAACGAAGAAAAAGACATGGAAACACTTAAGACAGAAAAAGAGGCAGACATAAGGGAATGGACCGAAAGGAAAATTGTGGTTTCTAAGCAATGGATAGAAGAAGAAGAGACACAGAAAGGTCGTAATTTTATAAGAGGCGGCATTTACATGTGTGAGTTAGGAGAAAACATCGGAAATGAACAAGGAGAAGTTCGTCCGGTTATCGTTATCTCAAATGACTTGATTAACACGACATCCGGAAATGTGTTTATCGTTCCTTTGACCAAAAACCTCAAAAAGAAGGTTAAAAGAGATGGAAATAGGCAGGTCATAAGGGATACGAACGGCAGAGTGGTTTATCTGGATGTACCTAAAATGCAAAGTCATTACTTTCTTAGGAAGAGTAAATATGATTTTCTGACACATGATTCGGCTGCGATGACTGAGGTATCAAGAGCTGTTAGTAAGATAAGGATCACAACGCACCTTGGAACTATTTCTGATAGTGATTTGGAGAAAATCTCAACCCGTCTTGAATGGGTAATGGGGATCAGGAAGAGCAACCGTAAAAGTTAAGGTGCACCCTTCTAACAGCGTTATCCCCCCTTTCGAAGCCATATTTGGGGTTTTGATGCTTGACTGTGGTGGAACATGTATCCTATAATGATGTTACTTAGTTAACTACATTGCCTGTCTCGTCACAGGCGTTTCGCGTGATCTTTGATCAAAAACAATCACGTTATTTCAACAGGGGCCTTTTATCGGCCCTTTTTTCATATCCAATTTTATTTGTACATAATGATAAAAAGACTCCATATACTGTTATTACATCGCCTGTCTCGTCACAGGCAAATCCCCGTTTATCGGGTATTAGTTGTCTGCTAAGTCGTAGACAAACCGCCCCAGCGCTTTTGCTGGGGTTTTTATGTTACATAAGTCTGATTATGTATCGAAAATAAGCTCATAGCTATATGTGGGTGCCACAAAACT encodes the following:
- a CDS encoding type II toxin-antitoxin system PemK/MazF family toxin is translated as MANEEKDMETLKTEKEADIREWTERKIVVSKQWIEEEETQKGRNFIRGGIYMCELGENIGNEQGEVRPVIVISNDLINTTSGNVFIVPLTKNLKKKVKRDGNRQVIRDTNGRVVYLDVPKMQSHYFLRKSKYDFLTHDSAAMTEVSRAVSKIRITTHLGTISDSDLEKISTRLEWVMGIRKSNRKS